The following are from one region of the Channa argus isolate prfri chromosome 6, Channa argus male v1.0, whole genome shotgun sequence genome:
- the LOC137128630 gene encoding aldehyde dehydrogenase, dimeric NADP-preferring-like isoform X2 — MEAAARNLTPVTLELGGKSPCYIDKNCEIRVACRRITWGKFINCGQTCIAPDYILCEPCIQGRVVECIRQTLLEFYGADPKCSPDYGRIINQRHFNRVMGLMEGYTPVVGGQSDASQCYIAPTVLKDVPPHSRLMQEEIFGPLLPIVTVSDMDDAIRFINEREKPLALYIFCSDKKASKHMIAETSSGGVTVNDIMMHYTLCSLPFGGVGQSGMGRYHGKHTFDQLSHHKSCLVRSLGMESVNLARYPPQDRRRARRARMALKSPLIDMSKRTLVWAVVATIIGCGLLITLLVILLMAAGLNCTCWYWRGFYN; from the exons ATGGAGGCTGCAGCTCGAAACCTCACTCCAGTGACTCTGGAATTAGGAGGGAAGAGCCCCTGCTACATTGACAAGAACTGTGAAATCAGGGTTGCCTGCCG CCGTATCACATGGGGAAAGTTTATCAACTGTGGACAGACGTGCATCGCTccagactacatcttgtgtgaACCCTGCATCCAGGGCCGAGTGGTGGAATGTATCCGACAGACTCTGCTG GAATTTTACGGAGCAGATCCCAAATGTTCACCTGACTATGGCCGAATCATCAACCAGCGTCACTTCAACAGAGTCATGGGTCTGATGGAGGGTTACACTCCGGTGGTGGGGGGCCAGAGTGATGCCTCCCAGTGCTACATTG CCCCAACAGTTCTGAAGGATGTGCCCCCCCACTCCAGGCTGATGCAGGAAGAGATCTTTGGTCCCCTGCTGCCCATTGTGACTGTGAGTGATATGGATGATGCCATTCGGTTCATCAATGAGCGAGAGAAACCACTGGCTCTGTACATCTTCTGCTCTGATAAGAAG GCTTCGAAACACATGATTGCGGAGACCTCGAGTGGAGGAGTGACGGTCAATGACATAATGATGCACTACACCCTCTGCTCTCTCCCATTTGGGGGTGTTG GTCAGAGCGGTATGGGGCGCTACCACGGCAAACACACCTTCGACCAGCTGAGCCACCACAAGTCATGTCTGGTCCGCTCTCTGGGTATGGAGAGTGTGAATCTGGCCCGGTACCCTCCTCAGGACCGCCGAAGGGCACGGCGGGCACGCATGGCCCTCAAGTCCCCTCTGATTGACATGTCCAAGAGGACGTTGGTCTGGGCCGTCGTCGCCACAATCATTGGCTGTGGCCTACTCATCACTCTGCTGGTCATCTTGCTCATGGCAGCAGGCCTCAACTGTACCTGCTGGTACTGGAGAGGCTTTTATAACTAG